The window CTACAGATATTAACATTATTCATCTACCTACTACTGCCAATCGCTCTCTTCCAAAACCCCTTCCCTTGGCCCTACCTACCAGCCAGCAGTAACTCTTTCCTCCTTCCAGCAATGGAACACTTCAGGCAGACCTCTGCTTTAGCTCTTACCCTTTTGCTATTACGCCATGCCCACTCACGTGCCCTTGCCTTCCCTCTAACACTGTATACTCCTTGAGGGCGGAGAATCTAGTGGAATATTGTCTTACGTGGAGTGTGTATTCACTCAATCTCGAGTGAAGCTGTTAGGATCACTGCCTTTGTTGATTTAAATCCTGGAAGACATCTGTTGTATTTCTTGCAGAGTTTAGAAGAGGGTGAAATCCTCACACAATTGCTGGATTAACATATCATGTTTGGAAAAAGAGATTCACCTCCCTTCCTCAAcatcttatgtttttaaaatcaaaactgcAGGACTTCCTTTCCTGGGTAATAGCCCAGGAAGCAAAGTGCCTTGAGCTAGGGACACATGTTGAAGGTTAACCTCTCTGATGCAATAGTTGAGGACCTTTGTAGAAGTCATTAGACCTCGCTGAAAACTTAGCTTTCTCACCCTCAAAGAAAAACAAGGCCCAGATACTACAGAACATCAAAACgtttgtggaaaatgagtttAAAGTATGagattattttggtgtgaaagggttttgatgtaaaatttttttttaagaaacatgggaaagtgcatattatggaaaacctacacatggatttcaagttGATTTTAGATCCAGCTAAATACGttagatttcatttttccttgaGTTTTTCAAACCATTACATACATTACAAATGTATGGATACTATTAAAATTTTGGCACTATCTTGATGCACATGAAGCCAGTTGCCTTCTTCATAAGGGTAGAACTGAGTTACTCACATGTGCAACTAGCAGTTCATGTCTCTCAAACATTCTTCCTTCCCTAACTCCTCTTCCATCAACTATGATTATAAAAGCAACATACTCATCTTCATTTTGGAGCGTCAAACATGTTATTAACCTTCATTTTTGACTGGCTGTCCTCCTTTCTGCCTCTATACTCTCTTTCCTTTCACAACCCAACTAGTCTTTTCCTGAGAGTTCTTACCCGTTATGTGTGACCAGGCACTGCCGCAGTCCCAGCTTGCGGAAGATATCCACTACAATCTCCATGGGTGTGAGGTCAGTTACAGTGAAGGGACTGAGATCCAGAATGTTGCGCAGCTTTAGGGTGGGCGGAGTGTACGGTGGCATTGGAGGAGAATGCTCGGTGAAATAAATGATGGAGGTGCTCACAACCCCATCCTGCTTCTTTCGAGCATTTTCTATTTGAACAAAAGAGGGGGAAATAAAGTTGAGAATGGAAGTGTCAGTTCTGTCTTCTGGCCTCTCACCAGTCCCCTCTTCCCTCTGTTTTCCCTTGTCTCACACACATTTACTGAATTCCAGAATGCAATTCCACTATGCCCTTCCTGAAATCCTTACCAATCGAAATGATGAGATCTCTTCGGAGGACAAAACCCACAAGTCTTTGGGATTCCCGAGACACCACCACTGGGAAGCCACTGTAAGTGGTTTCACTGATTATGGTCTCAACATCTTCCACAGTCAGACTGTCCTGAGTAAGGACAGTCAACAAAGGATCATTTCTCCGGGGCTTCATCACATCCATTGCCAGGGTCTTATGAGCAAACTCTTCTTTGGCTTCAAGAAAGGGGTATCCATTGAGACGGATGTGGGCATCATAGATGCCCTCCCGGCCAAGAGCATCTGCCACCCACTTGCTTGTCATGGCTGCAGCCATCAGAGGCACGATGTATTCCAAGCCACCGGTGAGTTCAAACATTATGACAACGAGAGAAACAGTCATCCGAGTCACCCCACCTGCAAAGCAATAGACACAGGCTACCAAAGGGCAAGCAAGGCACAGGGGCTCATTAAAAGGAGAGGCCTGTCAGAGGTCCCATCCAGGGAAGACCAGAAACAAGCCAGAAAGAGGTCTCACCTATAGCTACACAGATCCCCAGGGATTGCACTACAGTTACAGGAGATTCAGATTTCTCAAAATGGCATCTACAGGAATACAAGATGCCTTCTTGATTAGTTTTTGTTTGTCCATTGCCTCTTATCCCTGATTGTAAAAGTAATACTTGTTCTTCGTAgaatacacagaaaatataaaagaaagccATTACCCATAAGCTGCCAATAATAAAAGTAGAGTCCAAATTTTGAATGACATATTCAAGTTTTATCTATGCAAGAATGTTTAACATGGGCAAGCTTATATTATCATGTCTAACTCACCACTATGCTTACGCATCAGGCACTGAGAAGACTGCATGTTACTACAACTGTATTTAACTTCATACTTGAAGATATTAACCATATCAACATCATAAAGGCTACACAATCTAACATCACACAGATGTACTGTAATTTATTTAGCCAGTCCCTTATTATGCAAATTTAAGatggattctatttttttttgctcCTATAAATAACATTGTGACACAATACACTGAGAACTTATCTTCATCTATGTATCTTGATTATTTATGCAATGTGAGAGAATTTGCTTTCTTAAAGTATTTGAAGAATAAGAAACAAGGGAAAATGGATAGTCATGTTAACATATTTTGCAGTCAGTTGTCTTGACTACATCTCTTCTTTTTTATGTTACCTGGGAAGTTGGTTCTTGGAAATCCATGCAAACGCTCCTTACCTaagcaggctgcagctccaaccatggCATAGAGGCCAGGGGTGATACAATCAGCTCCCTGACTACACCAGCTGTTGAAGATGGTCCAGTCATGGTGGTAATAAGCCAGCTGTTCCATTCCCACTCCTAAAAGTCGCCCTGCTATAGCACCAACAGCCATGCTGGGGATAAAGAGGCCAGAAGGGATCTGCAAAGAGATGTAATAGATGGTCAGTGAGAAATGATGTACTTGTTCAGGGCATGGTAAGGGCTGGAGGACTGAAACCCTGGTAAAGCAAACAGTTAATGACAATTTACATACTGTGCTATTAAGTGGCTGTAAACATGTATATAACACTGCAGGAACAAGAGGTTCTCTGGAACATGCAGGCAAGGATGACTGCAAAGGAGCTTACCCTGATCTGGGCTCCGTCAGGCAAGAGCCCGAACTCTCCAGTCCAACATAACTGGAGGCAGAAATTAGGCCTTtcccaaagaaaatggaaaatagatgGAGTTTCTCACATAGGCAGACATTTTCCTTCAACTCTGAATTTTAATTAACAATTATCCTTCACTTACTACCATGTTTGATGCTGGATCCCCTATATCCAAGGCTTCGCTGGATCTCTGAGAAAATCCCACGGGGTAGGTAATATTATACCCAAGTGAAAAGGAATCCAAAGTTCATGGAGGCTGAGCAACTCACCCCAAGGTCAAGATTTAGTGAATTCTGGTTTCAGGATTTCAATGGCATATCCATACTCATACAAAAAGAGTGATGCATGAGGCTTCAGTTTGGTTTTTGATGGTATAGCAAAAGATTAAACTAATACAATTTAAATGAGATGGTGTCTCTGATGGTATGATTAATTGAATAAGGAACCTTCATCTGTCAACCCACCAGAAGTGCACTTGAACCTGATACTTCATTGGTCTCCAAATTGCCTTTCAGTGGGAGAATGAAACCAGCAAGTACAAACGAGCCCAACAAGCAGTGCAAGACATTTGGGCATCTCCACCCTATCCCTGTGAAGAAGGGATGAATGCCAAGGTCTCAGAGATTTTAGTACTGCACAGACTGAACTGCTGCCTCTTCTTTCCTGGTTTGCATTTTTAGTTCTCTCAAGCATAGAGGGAAACAACCGGGGAGCCAAAGAACAGAAACTGAGAAAAACttaggaggaagaggaaaacacCTTAACAAATTtccctttctgctttcttctgaaATGTGAAAATGTAACAAGTACTTAAAACATGTCtaatgtctgcctttttaaaaaaattaatatacaaTAACTGTATAGATCCATTGTGTGCTATACTGACATATGCACATGCTGTAATGATCAAATCAGAATGACTAGTATATTCATCCCcttaaacatttatcatttctttgggtTGGGGACCTTTCAAAATCCTGTCTTCCAGCTATTTCAAGATACACAGTATGTTATTATGAACTGCAGTCAGTCAACATCCTGTACTGTAGAACAAACACTAGATGGTAGATGGTTCTCTCAAAGTGTGTTTTGGTACCACTTCACCAACTccatccttcctccctctgtttctcctcttctcaggCTCTGGTTACCACTGCTCATTTTCTACCCTCTACTTCCATGAAATCAACTTTTTTCACTTCCATATGAGTTAGAACATGCTATCTGCTTTTGATAATTTGACAATGAACTTCAGATCATCTATGGAATGCATTCCTTTGGTTTAGCATTAATACTAACTGTAAAAAATACACTTAGCTTTATATTGGGTTGAACTCCATAAAATTGCAATTTTAGTGGTCAAAATGGGTGACTATTGGCAACTTTGTATGGTTCAGCCTAATATCGTATTTTACAAGTAAACTCTAAAACCATCCTGCTAAAATTGTTGGCCagattttaacaacaaaaatgtcATACTGAAAGGAATGCCTCATCATCCTTTTTGAGAGGCAAACTATGCCACTTTTACCAAATATCATAATTGAAATTTTTTCATGGAGCCTCAATTAGGGAGCCTTAACTAGGGAGTTATGAAAACAGGTGAGTGTGAAAGAGGCTGGAGGGGTGAAGGAGTAACACTGGGGCAGTGAAAACAGCACAAGAGCTTCAGATGGTGCGATACGTTGGCTGCGCCCTCTAAAACCCAGTCTCTCACATACAACAGCCACCAAGTACCAAAAGAATTGCTCACCTTCATGCCAAAGGTAAATATGGTAATGACAATTTTCAGTATGAGTGCCAAAGCCAGCTGCCACATTGCACTGTAAACTCCCACACCGGCTGGTCTGTCGGGCAGTTCGCCTCCCTTGCTGGTGTTGAAGTGGTTCTCATAATCGCAGAGCTTGGAGGAGTCCAGAAGGCCACAGTCATTGAACAGCTCCGAAATGAGCTCACTGGTGCTCATTCTGGTGTATTCATTGGGGAAGGCCAGGATGGCAGTGATGGCTGTCACGACGAGGACCTCAATGACAGGATACTTGCCCAGCTGGGTGGTCTTGCGCTTCCGACACCAGGCAATGTTTGTGCGGATAAACAGAGCCCCCCAGAGGCCACCAAAGATGCCCAGCAGAATGAACGGTACAAGCTCAAAGAGATGCCATGGGGTGTGAAACTCCACATAAAAGAGAACTAGGCGGCTGTTCCCGAATGGATTGATGGATCGCAGAGTAAATGCTGCCACCAATGCAGCAAAGAATGAACGCCATAATGTTTTGAGGGGGAAATAATAGCTGACCTGTaaaagagaagggcagagagcagTCTTGGTCAATACACAGACACCGTTTGGGAAGCCCATGCTGCAGGTGACAGAGGATACGATCACACCTGCCAGGAGACATGGGAAGACACAGAGCTGGGCAGAACATTCAGGAACATTCACAACGGATTCAGTCAGATTCCTGACAAGAAGCACATGTATGCTTTCCACACGGGTAGAAGCTGTTACCTCTTCCAGGCTGAATAATACGCCGCCAATAGGTGCCCCAAAGGCTACAGAAACACCAGCAGCCGCTGCAGCTGACAAGACCTACAACGAAAGATTGAAAATTAGTAACAGCACTGCCACGTTTCTACACTCGATCACACTCTCAGAAGGAATCTTAGGGGTtcctacacatttttaaaaatccttacatGCTTCATATCATCAAAAATGAAGCTTGATTTTGATTCAAGAGCAAacaattttctccaaaattttgaACTCACACACAAGGGAACTTGAACATGTAAGGGGGGGCCTTTCCGTTGTAACTTAGGAAAGTGCTTTTTCCTAAACTACGCCTCCCAAATTCCCCACACTACCATTTCAGTAATTGGAGTTGTTTGCAGATCTATCTACTCACCACCTAAATGAACTATTTACAGTGATCCACTCACATAGCACTTTGTAAAGAAATGCCTTCTATTTTCTTAAGAagccaaatattttatttcctatgTCTAGCAAATAGAATGCTTTAGTCAGCTGAATTAATATGttcaaaactaaaacaaacaaacaaaaaacaaaacaaaacaaaacaaaacaaaaaacattagcagccagtgttgtgggttaagcagccacctgcaataccagcatctaatacggacactggttcaactccaggttgctccacttcagattcagctccctgctaatgtgtctgggaaggcagcagaagatggcccaaacaatGAGAAACCTGTCCCCAAgctggagacctggatagagttccagactcctggctttgggttagtccagccccagccattatacGCATCtatgcagtgaaccagtggatggaagatctttctgtccctacctctttctctgtaactctgcctttcaaataaaaacaattaaatctttaaaaagaagtgacAAATATAGAACACACTGATAAAATACATTCTATATATAACACAtggatcagtttttttttttaattttgtgtattctatttgagaagcagagagacaaccAAATATAGATACCTCTCagcaactggttcactctccaaatgtccaggagctgggaactcaataaCATGGGCACAACAATTTGAGTcaccaccagctgcctcccagggaataCACAGCCaagaagctggaagtggaagtggagctgggatgcaAGCCCAAGCACACAGATATGGGTTGCAAGCATCCCAAGAGGTGCcttaactgctataccaaatgcctgccctctattctttttttaaacaaaattaagagCTTGGAAGAATAAAAATGGTGTCTAGGGGAATACATAGGCAGGTGCCTCTGGGAGTGAAGGGTGGTCCAGGAAACTGGAACAGAAGAAGAGCCCTTGTCCCCTGTGCTGGCTGTGAGGACTCTGCAATTCAGAGATAAAATGGCTTTCCTGGGGGCCGGCATGCTGGCATAGCATGCCAGTCGTCTGATTGaggcatcagcattccatactggtgtcggtttgtgtcctggctgctccacttcccatccagctccctgcctgtggcctgggaaagcagcagaggatggctcaaagccttggatccctgcatccacatgggagaccaagaagaggctcctggctcctggccttggatcagctcaggaccagccactgcagtcatttagagaatgaaccaacagattgacGACCTCTCtcatctgtctttcctttctctctctctctctctgtctctttttgtaaaatttgccattgaaagaaattttaaaagaaatttttaggTGGTTTCCTTTGAGTAGGAACAGGACAACCAACATGCAACTTGAGGAAAGAGGGGATAGAAGGGCTAGCTGGCTTTCATTTTATATTGTGGAATGTGAGACTGTTTGCACATTCCTTCTCAAATGTCTGTTTTACTCTCAATCACCTGCCACTTTAGTCAGGCCACTAGACACAAAagggctgctggtggtggtgagaGCAAGTGGACAATGTAAACCAGAAAGTccaaataaacaacaggaagtaaACCTAAAATTCAGCTGAGTCTTGTCTGAGCCATACACAGCACCTGTGTGGAGAAACAGCTAAATCAATCTCCCTGCTCCTGTATAAGGCCCGAAGTAACTAGCAGGCTGTTGATTCAAACCCACCTGCAACACTTGTAAAACCCAAAGCAACCAACAATTTACTCGCCTATGAATGTAGATTTTACAACTTTTCAGCATCCGTTGCTCATGAGGCCTGTGTAACAGCCTCCCAAAGTTGACAATGCCTTTCTGACGCCCTGCATAGGACAGGCAGCAAAATGATCAATTTggatttccctgtctctcccctcctcactctcCTCTGCATTCTGATTGTGCCAGGAACTTTctccttcccaccccccaccccgccaaacTATCAAAACGTGTTTTGTTTCAGAAATCTCaacatcttttcagtttcctTTGGGGTCTTATGGTTAATCTTTCTTGTTTCCGGTTGAAATGACTAGATTCCAGTTTTGAGAAAAATCCTTCTCAAGGGAATGACCTTGATCTTGACCCATACCCTATGGAATTTCTTTGCAATCGgtggaaaataaaacaagagtCATTATTTTCTAAGTTCCTTAATTATAGCAGGACAGAAGTAAGCAATGACTTGGAACATTTAAAAAAGTGCTCTTCCTCCTCAAAACAGTACACATTGCTGATGCATAAACATGAGAATCCTTGCAGGCATGTGCAGTGAGATTAAGTCAGAAGGCAGAGACAGGTCTATTAGAGAGAAATGCATTCCAGTTTGGCAtcagatggaaataaaaaaaaaaacaggctgacATATAAAACATGCTGCAGATGTATTTATTCTCTTATAGGAataaaagaatttattatttggtgggactggtgctgtggtgcagtacattaagccacagcctggagtgccggcatcttatatgggcaatggtttgagtcccggctgctacacttctgatccagctccctgttaatgtggctgggaaagcagtggaggagggcccaagtttAGGCACCCCGATACCCATATGAGAGGTTCAGATGGAGtatttgctcctggcttctgcctgaccctgtcctggctgttatggtcatttggggaacgaaccagcagatggaaaacatgtCTCACTATGTCTGCCTCTCcgtctctatgtaactctgccttccaaataaacagataactataaagaatttattatttttgtaatccATTTGGTAATAGAAGCAATACACACTTGGACAGAATTATATATAATGAAATGTTCAAAGCCTTCTGTCCACTTCACTACCACTTTATTCTCCCACACACCAGAGGTAGATGCTTTCAACAGTTTGGAGCAGAGTCACTTTCCAGACATTTCCAATCTAAGTGAATAtgtatgtacttttaaaaagcaggaaCTGAGTTATCTTATTCAACTACCCAGAAACCAACATTTAAACTTCACAATGTTTTGCAGGCAGAATTCCATGTCAATATACAGAGAGCTATTTCCTTTTTAGTGGTTGCCTAGTATTCTAGAGTATGGGCAGAATTTTATTTAGTTGTTTCATCCTCTATTGGTGGACCTTTTGgttgctgctgctttcactgtGCTGACAAAATCCACACTGGCTCTCATATATAAGTCTTTGTGTGCCCACATACGCCAGGAGAGCTGTAGGGTAATGGTGAAATAGTTATAGCAAAGGGTATTTGCATCCACATCAGTAGAAGTCCCCAATTCCCACTCCTGGGACTGCATCACTTAGGCTGTCAGCCTGAGACACTCCAGAGGCCATCTGTCCTTACCTCTCTTCGCTTGGCTTCATTCTTCCTGTATTTGTTGAAGCGGTGGCACAGGATGTTCCCACAGCAGCAGGCCACGTGCACTAGGGGGCCCTCTTTGCCCAGGCTCAAGCCAGATGACACTGCCAGCACCAAGGTGATAGTTTTGATAACCAGGGTCCACTTGCCTAGGTAGCCTCTGATAATAAAACCGCTCAAAATAGTTTTTATCTGCAAGACAAACAAAGAAAGGAGGAATACAGACAAAGGCTAAGAAGCACACAAATTGGAATCTCATTACAGAAGCTGCATCTTTTGAACCAGGAGCATGTGAATGCATGACTTGCAGTGCTCTCAGCGTGGGAGGGAATCCAGGAGTTCAAGAAAGCGAGGATTGTTCAAGCTCTTGGTATTCCTTTGCTGAGGGGCCACGCGCAGAGAGgtggggaaggacagagaggtgtTCTGCTTTACACAACAGTGCCCCACAAGGTGTGTTGTGAGAAGGCAAAGTTAATGTTTCCGAAACAGCTTTAAAGATTAGGGATATGACCTTGCAACCCTGTCAAAGACCTCTGTGACTACGCCTCGGTGAGAACAGAGAAAGGAGGCAAGGCCATCCAAATAACCTAAATTTACAGTGGTATCAGTCAAGGTCAAGCCATCTAAACCAAAGATGTTAGAAATCAATTTTAGGGCCCCACGAGACAGCTCAACGGCTGAagtcccatttggatgctggtttgagctCCGcctactctatttcccatccagctccctgcttgtggcctgggaaagcagtagagatggcccaaagccttgggaccctgaacctgtatgggagacccaaaggaagctcctggctcctagctttggattggctcagctccggccactgcaaccatctggagagtgaaccagcagatggaagatatttcttctgtctctccttctttttgcaaATCtgaactatctttcaaataaaaataaataaatcttaaatcagTTTTATgtgctggtgcagtggcacagtatgctaatcctcagcctgtagtgccaatatcccatacgggcaccggatCACATCCTGGATGTTTTACTtccaatctatctccctgctaatggccagggaaagcagtggacgatgactccagccttgggcccctgcacccatgtgagagatctggaagaagatacaggctcctgcctttggattaggtcagctctggatgttgcagccatttggggagaaaccaacagatggaaattatctctgtttctctctacaaaactacctttcaaatgaaaataaataaaatctctaaaaaaatggGTTTTAACCACCCACTTTCTTGCTTAAACCATACACATTGTAGGAAATGGGAGGAAATGATTTATTccttgtgctttaaaaaaaaaaagctcgaaAATCAACCAGCTTTCATTCTCAGGTAGCACTGCTGACCTAATGGAACACCTAGTGAGGTCTTGGTCCAGCTCAGCATCGGAATCCATTTACCAGTTCCTCAATATCGCTGCCTGTTAAGGGTCCACGGTAAAAGATCCTAACCAGAAACGCAATCATTCTGTTGGCACTTGAAGAGACTCACCTCAGGAATCCCGGAGCCACAGGCATAAGGTGCAAACACTTTCACCAGAGACACGGCCAGGAAGGCAAAGAGCAGAGCCCAGAGCACGTACATGAAGTAATTCACTATGTAGGCAAAGGCTCCCTGGAACAGCAGGAAAGAAAGCTTGCTTTAGCCTAGGCAGCCTCGGTGGGGCAAGGCAGCCCTACTGAGCAACGGACTTTCAGGAGaaggtaagaaagaaaaagaggaagtggTGCCATGGTGTAGAGGGTTAAGCCATGACCtgggacgctggcatcccacatcagcactggttcaagtcccgactgctccactttcagtccagctccctgctaatgacctagcaaaacagtagaggatggcccaggtgcttggacttctaccatccatgtgggagacctggatgaagttcctggcccctcaCTCGGGtatgacccagccccagctgttgcagccatttgagaaatgaagtagcagatagaagatccatctctccctctctcctataACTCAGCATTTTAATTAgataaatacaccttttttttttttttttacggaaagaaagaaaaaaaaaaaaacattaatcaCTCTGATAATTCTTTCCCCGCTATTGGCCAAGCAACTAAATGAAACACCATCAGGCCCCTTGATACCAAAAAACATCAATGTTTTGCTACATCCAAAGCAAAATTGAAAACAGATTCCAAGTATGGACAAGGAGGAAGAACAAAGTAAAAACTCTAGTTCTAGGTGAGTGTTCTGATAGGTTTTTATAATGAAGTGTCTAAGATTCCACATCAATTTTATCAAGAACCTTAACCCCCAGCTCCAACCCCCTTTTTCTTATGGAAATGACAGAACCTGGGCTACATGAAGACTGCCTTTGATGTTCCCTTCCATCACCTCTGGCTACCCACCTTGGTGTCAAATTCTCACGGGAGGCTGCAGTGATGAAAATTCCGGAGtaggatttcttttgttttcggTATATCTAAGATACATAGCATGATGCcttggcacacacacactgaaacgATTACTACAATCAAACAAAGTCCAATAGCTAGCACCTTctacagttattttatttttttatgaagcaAGTAAGCATCTTAGCCAAGGTTTAATGAAGGGAAATAAACCTGACCGATGAGGTGGGCATCTCAGAAACAAACTGAGAGCTCATGGTCACCCTCCTTTGCATGTGAATGATGAAAATACCTTAGCTCTACTCTTAGCAAATTTTCAATATATGGCTCAGCAATTTTTAACATGCTATATATTAGATCCCTAGATTTAATCACCCTACCTAACTGAAAATTTGCTTTGGCCTACTTTTTTTCTTGTACTTCCTCCTCTCCTTGAATTCCCCCTCCTCAGGTAGCTATCCAGCTATATACTCTGTTCCTatgtattcaattttttttttgatttgtcATATAACACATTTTGCACGAACTTCACTATCACAAACTAAGCAACAAATATCTAAATAGGAAGTTTCAGATTCTGATGATGTCAGATAATACAAAGAATCAAATGACAATAGCAATTCTTAAAATGGAGGTGGTACTCTTTCAAGGTTACTCTGCTGAGATAATGAAGTACGTCACTTAAGAAATATAGCTTTGTGGGGCTGGTTccatggctcaaaaggctaatcctccaccctgtggcacaaGCATCtcaaatggacaccagtttgtgtcccagccgctccacttttgatcagcctctctgctggctgcagatgagctcagctctggttgtctggggagtgaaccagcagatagaagacatttctctgtctttccttctccctgtaaatatcctttcaaatcaaaataaatcttaaaaaataaatacagctttgaTCACAAATAAGGGTTCACCAACATTAAAGAGCTAGCAAAGAGTCAAGTCTTACAAAAAAGCAATTTTGAACTTAGGAGGTTATGCTTGCTATTAAAGATATTAAGACTTAACATTCACTTAAATTGCATGAAATACAAAACAATCAATGGGATTTTGGTTTTTAATAACATAAAGCATGACTGAAATAATTCCTTGACCTAGATAAGGACAAAGCAATGCTCTGAATCTTTCTGAGTTTGAAATACGGTCCAGGTTTTCCATTATTTCAGTCcctcaggaaaaaaagagagaaagagagataactTCTatgattttgcctttccaatgcagCAATGGAGGaaggttacagaaagaaaaaataaagagggaaagaaaggaaaaggaaaagtagCTGAAACTGGTCAGAGGTAGAAAGACCAGGAGGCCAAGTTCTTGGCAGTAGAAAGCTTCTTAAAATCTGGAAGACTCTGTCCAGGTAAGAATTTCATTCATAAAACAGAGAACCAGAGAAATCTGTCCCCTCTAGCAAATTTCAAACTCCAGTGTTAAAGTAACTGCTGGG is drawn from Ochotona princeps isolate mOchPri1 chromosome X, mOchPri1.hap1, whole genome shotgun sequence and contains these coding sequences:
- the CLCN5 gene encoding H(+)/Cl(-) exchange transporter 5 isoform X3, whose protein sequence is MDFLEEPIPGVGTYDDFNTIDWVREKSRDRDRHREITNKSKESTWALIHSVSDAFSGWLLMLLIGLFSGSLAGLIDISAHWMTDLKEGICTGGFWFNHEHCCWNSENVTFEDTDKCPEWNSWAQLIINTDEGAFAYIVNYFMYVLWALLFAFLAVSLVKVFAPYACGSGIPEIKTILSGFIIRGYLGKWTLVIKTITLVLAVSSGLSLGKEGPLVHVACCCGNILCHRFNKYRKNEAKRREVLSAAAAAGVSVAFGAPIGGVLFSLEEVSYYFPLKTLWRSFFAALVAAFTLRSINPFGNSRLVLFYVEFHTPWHLFELVPFILLGIFGGLWGALFIRTNIAWCRKRKTTQLGKYPVIEVLVVTAITAILAFPNEYTRMSTSELISELFNDCGLLDSSKLCDYENHFNTSKGGELPDRPAGVGVYSAMWQLALALILKIVITIFTFGMKIPSGLFIPSMAVGAIAGRLLGVGMEQLAYYHHDWTIFNSWCSQGADCITPGLYAMVGAAACLGGVTRMTVSLVVIMFELTGGLEYIVPLMAAAMTSKWVADALGREGIYDAHIRLNGYPFLEAKEEFAHKTLAMDVMKPRRNDPLLTVLTQDSLTVEDVETIISETTYSGFPVVVSRESQRLVGFVLRRDLIISIENARKKQDGVVSTSIIYFTEHSPPMPPYTPPTLKLRNILDLSPFTVTDLTPMEIVVDIFRKLGLRQCLVTHNGRLLGIITKKDVLKHIAQMANQDPDSILFN
- the CLCN5 gene encoding H(+)/Cl(-) exchange transporter 5 isoform X2 — encoded protein: MAMWQGAMDNRGFKQGSFCSFRSSSSDEDLMDIPGTAMDFSMRDDVPPLDREIEEDKSYNGGGVGSSNRIMDFLEEPIPGVGTYDDFNTIDWVREKSRDRDRHREITNKSKESTWALIHSVSDAFSGWLLMLLIGLFSGSLAGLIDISAHWMTDLKEGICTGGFWFNHEHCCWNSENVTFEDTDKCPEWNSWAQLIINTDEGAFAYIVNYFMYVLWALLFAFLAVSLVKVFAPYACGSGIPEIKTILSGFIIRGYLGKWTLVIKTITLVLAVSSGLSLGKEGPLVHVACCCGNILCHRFNKYRKNEAKRREVLSAAAAAGVSVAFGAPIGGVLFSLEEVSYYFPLKTLWRSFFAALVAAFTLRSINPFGNSRLVLFYVEFHTPWHLFELVPFILLGIFGGLWGALFIRTNIAWCRKRKTTQLGKYPVIEVLVVTAITAILAFPNEYTRMSTSELISELFNDCGLLDSSKLCDYENHFNTSKGGELPDRPAGVGVYSAMWQLALALILKIVITIFTFGMKIPSGLFIPSMAVGAIAGRLLGVGMEQLAYYHHDWTIFNSWCSQGADCITPGLYAMVGAAACLGGVTRMTVSLVVIMFELTGGLEYIVPLMAAAMTSKWVADALGREGIYDAHIRLNGYPFLEAKEEFAHKTLAMDVMKPRRNDPLLTVLTQDSLTVEDVETIISETTYSGFPVVVSRESQRLVGFVLRRDLIISIENARKKQDGVVSTSIIYFTEHSPPMPPYTPPTLKLRNILDLSPFTVTDLTPMEIVVDIFRKLGLRQCLVTHNGRLLGIITKKDVLKHIAQMANQDPDSILFN